CCGTGCACGTATTTATTCCTCAACGTGGGCTCCCCCTCCCAAGTTCGGCCCGCGTCCCGGCTGAGGAAGAGCCCCTCGCCCGTGCCGGCGAAGACGCGCTCAGGGTCCTGTGGATCCACCGCGATCCGGTGCAGGTCGTGCCCGACGAGCGCTTCGTGCCAGGTTCTCCCCTCATCGTGGGAGTAGATGAGGGCCCCGTGCTCCACACCTGCGAAGATCCGCTCGGGGCGCTTTGGGTGCAGGGCGATTCCGTGGATGTGCCCCGCGTAGAAGGGTGCGTGGAAGAATGTCCAGCGCTTCCGGCTAGGGAGGTGTTCGATTCCTTCGCACGCCTGGAACGTCCGGCCAGCGTCGCGGGAGATGTAGAGCATCGGCGGCTCGGTGCCCACAAAGAGCGTCCTAGGATCGTTGGGGGAAACCACGACGTCCCAGACCCAGCGATCTTCGAACCCGAGAAGCTCCCAGGTTTGCCCGGCATCCACGGTTCGATATAGACCCCAGCCGCGCAGGCCACAGGCGGCATAGGCCGTCTTCGAATCCTGTGGATGCACAGTGATCCCGCGCACGGCATTCCCTTCGATGCCCCGACCGACCAGGTCAAGCTCCTCCCCTCGAGCGTGGAAGACGTACATCCCATCCTCAGTGCCGACATAGAGCAGACACGGATCCTTCATGGTGAGTTCCTCCTTTCGGTGCCGGGCAATTCTAGCACATTGTCCGGTCATGCACAGGAGTCCGTGGAGGGAAAGCAAGCCTGGGCCCAGGTCACCAGGGGCCCCCATCCCCCACCATCCACTGCGCCTGCCCTGCCTCGATGGCCTGAAGGACACCCGCCGAGATCTCTTGATGCGTGAGCCAGCGCATGGACCCACCCGATCTCCGTGCCCCCAGAACCACCTGGTGGT
This is a stretch of genomic DNA from Thermus antranikianii DSM 12462. It encodes these proteins:
- a CDS encoding WD40/YVTN/BNR-like repeat-containing protein, with translation MKDPCLLYVGTEDGMYVFHARGEELDLVGRGIEGNAVRGITVHPQDSKTAYAACGLRGWGLYRTVDAGQTWELLGFEDRWVWDVVVSPNDPRTLFVGTEPPMLYISRDAGRTFQACEGIEHLPSRKRWTFFHAPFYAGHIHGIALHPKRPERIFAGVEHGALIYSHDEGRTWHEALVGHDLHRIAVDPQDPERVFAGTGEGLFLSRDAGRTWEGEPTLRNKYVHGISFDPRDAQRVYVYVAEAGSPLYRSEDGGCSFVPMGGGLPENGPADCLSIHPVNPDVLFYGGEVGEQRGRLFVSTDAGRSWQPLGEELPKIWRLRSGPI